The Flammeovirgaceae bacterium genome contains a region encoding:
- the ric gene encoding iron-sulfur cluster repair di-iron protein, with protein MDTTIDFETQRVSDIALQHPSAVAVFNKYNIDFCCGGKLSLKEACEKSGIAVDTLLNELFRTDATRMPGTIRFDTWDISLLTDFIVQHHHQYVKRSIPQLNELLTKVCNVHGDRHAYLFTLKQTFNDLADELLHHMHKEEFILFPEVKRIFSENTKPVFNVHAPIAVMEDEHELAGNLIKTIRQLTNNYTPPADACPTFKVTYKRLQEFDQDLMQHIHLENNVLFEKVKTRTATIF; from the coding sequence ATGGATACAACAATAGACTTTGAAACCCAGCGCGTTTCGGATATCGCCCTGCAGCATCCTTCGGCTGTAGCTGTTTTCAATAAGTATAATATTGACTTTTGCTGCGGAGGAAAGTTGTCGCTGAAGGAGGCTTGTGAAAAGAGCGGCATCGCAGTGGACACCTTGTTAAATGAGCTATTCCGCACCGATGCAACCAGAATGCCCGGCACCATCCGGTTTGATACCTGGGACATCTCCTTGCTGACTGATTTTATTGTGCAGCATCATCATCAATATGTAAAACGTAGCATCCCGCAACTGAACGAACTGCTTACTAAAGTATGCAACGTGCATGGCGACCGGCATGCCTACCTGTTTACACTTAAACAAACGTTCAACGACCTTGCCGATGAGTTGCTTCACCACATGCACAAGGAGGAATTCATTCTGTTTCCGGAAGTAAAACGGATTTTTTCAGAGAATACGAAACCTGTTTTTAATGTGCATGCGCCCATCGCAGTAATGGAAGATGAACACGAACTTGCCGGAAATCTGATCAAAACCATACGGCAACTCACCAACAACTACACCCCACCGGCTGACGCGTGTCCGACTTTTAAAGTTACCTATAAGCGCCTGCAGGAATTTGACCAGGACCTTATGCAGCATATCCACCTGGAAAACAATGTGCTTTTTGAAAAAGTAAAAACCAGAACGGCTACCATTTTTTAA
- a CDS encoding DUF456 domain-containing protein — translation MDLLWTVLACCLMLAGLVGSVLPLLPGPPLSYAGMLVLQLREEPAFTLRFLIIWLVVVGIVQVLDYIVPLYGTKKFGGTKYGVWGCAIGLIAGLWFGPVGIIAGPFVGAFVGELLASNQSEQALRAAVGSFIGFVFSTLLKLVTCAVMGWYIVKAL, via the coding sequence ATGGATTTACTGTGGACAGTACTGGCATGTTGCCTAATGCTGGCCGGCCTGGTGGGCAGTGTATTGCCGTTGTTGCCCGGCCCGCCATTGAGCTATGCCGGCATGCTGGTGCTGCAGTTGCGCGAAGAGCCTGCTTTTACGCTAAGATTTTTAATTATATGGTTAGTGGTGGTAGGTATCGTTCAGGTGCTTGATTATATAGTGCCGTTGTATGGAACGAAAAAATTTGGCGGCACCAAATACGGTGTGTGGGGTTGTGCCATCGGCCTGATTGCCGGATTGTGGTTCGGGCCGGTGGGTATCATTGCAGGGCCGTTTGTTGGCGCATTTGTTGGCGAATTACTGGCCAGCAACCAATCCGAACAAGCTTTGCGGGCCGCGGTTGGTTCATTTATCGGTTTTGTCTTCAGTACCTTGCTTAAACTGGTAACCTGTGCAGTGATGGGCTGGTATATAGTAAAAGCACTTTAA
- a CDS encoding ketoacyl-ACP synthase III: MSSTFFSVIRSSGSYIPTQRVPNAHFVSHSFYGSDGKPLLTENEEIIRKFSDITGIYERRYVTDELVASDIGAFAAQEALRSGDLDGEVLDYIIVAHNFGDIRADTRRSEFVPALASRVKAKLGIRNPNTICYDLPFGCAGWLQGVIQADFFIRSGTAKRILVVGAETLSRIYDPHDRDCMIYADGAGAMILEAYESEAPVGILAHKTNTNAGDKTFVLKMDRSYNPALPPDELFLKMQGRTLYEHALTAVPSVIKECIEKAGIDLTDISLVLIHQANNKMDEAILKRAFEKNGLPIAPEKIMPMTISWLGNSSVATVPTLYDLISKKQLNGYEIRKGSYILFAALGAGVNINAMVYRVPD; this comes from the coding sequence ATGAGTTCAACCTTTTTTTCAGTCATCCGTTCAAGCGGCAGTTACATTCCAACACAACGTGTTCCTAACGCGCACTTTGTAAGCCACAGTTTTTACGGAAGTGATGGTAAGCCACTCTTGACGGAGAATGAAGAGATTATCCGCAAATTCAGCGACATCACCGGAATTTATGAACGCAGGTATGTTACCGATGAGTTGGTGGCATCGGATATCGGGGCATTTGCTGCACAGGAAGCATTGCGATCCGGAGATCTGGATGGCGAGGTGCTCGACTACATTATTGTTGCCCACAACTTTGGCGACATCCGTGCGGATACCCGCAGAAGTGAGTTTGTACCGGCACTGGCTTCACGCGTAAAAGCAAAATTGGGCATCCGTAATCCCAACACAATTTGTTATGACCTTCCGTTTGGTTGTGCGGGCTGGTTGCAGGGTGTTATCCAGGCCGATTTCTTTATTCGCTCCGGTACGGCAAAACGAATTCTGGTAGTGGGCGCTGAAACGCTTTCGCGGATTTACGATCCGCACGATCGCGATTGCATGATCTATGCCGATGGTGCCGGAGCAATGATCCTGGAGGCATATGAAAGTGAAGCACCTGTTGGCATACTGGCACACAAAACCAACACCAATGCCGGTGACAAGACTTTTGTATTGAAAATGGATCGCTCGTACAACCCGGCATTGCCACCTGATGAGTTATTCCTGAAAATGCAGGGAAGAACCCTGTATGAACACGCCCTTACTGCGGTTCCGTCTGTTATTAAGGAGTGCATTGAAAAGGCAGGGATTGATTTAACCGATATTTCATTGGTGCTAATACACCAGGCCAATAACAAAATGGATGAAGCCATTTTGAAACGTGCCTTTGAAAAAAACGGATTGCCCATTGCACCCGAAAAAATAATGCCCATGACCATCTCCTGGCTTGGCAACAGTTCAGTAGCCACGGTGCCTACGCTTTATGATTTGATTTCCAAAAAGCAACTGAACGGGTACGAAATCCGGAAAGGAAGCTACATCCTGTTTGCTGCGCTGGGCGCAGGCGTTAATATTAATGCCATGGTTTACCGGGTGCCGGATTAA
- a CDS encoding DUF4412 domain-containing protein, with protein sequence MKKLWLHLILIGSVALAHAQSFEGIITWTSKSDIKLSDEQVQQMKAAKKQLEAQMNNPEFKKQMKANPALKEMMEKQLKNIDNMQGGGAINFLPEKMITKVKGKNTRSEMGTTVFIYRGDQDKTWSVDTETKTYSEIKSTPVETANSKLSVTKTTETATINGYNCTKYLMNAEGSGMPPQWIWVTKDIKDIDPALFKRSGNENLFVKEIDGIPVKIEMNTPQGKITMEMTELKRVKLPDSDFQIPAGYSKK encoded by the coding sequence ATGAAAAAATTATGGCTACATCTTATTCTTATTGGTTCGGTTGCTTTAGCCCATGCCCAATCGTTTGAAGGCATTATTACCTGGACCAGCAAATCCGACATCAAATTATCGGATGAGCAGGTACAACAAATGAAAGCTGCAAAGAAGCAACTGGAAGCCCAGATGAACAACCCGGAATTTAAAAAGCAGATGAAAGCAAACCCTGCGCTTAAAGAGATGATGGAGAAGCAACTGAAGAACATCGACAACATGCAGGGAGGCGGGGCAATTAATTTTCTGCCCGAAAAAATGATTACCAAGGTGAAAGGAAAAAATACCCGCAGCGAAATGGGCACTACGGTGTTTATTTACCGGGGCGACCAGGATAAAACCTGGTCGGTGGATACGGAAACAAAAACATACTCCGAAATAAAGTCAACCCCCGTGGAAACGGCTAACTCAAAACTATCGGTAACAAAAACGACTGAGACTGCCACAATAAACGGGTACAACTGCACCAAGTACCTGATGAACGCGGAAGGATCGGGCATGCCGCCTCAATGGATATGGGTAACAAAGGATATTAAAGATATTGACCCTGCCCTGTTTAAAAGGAGTGGAAACGAGAACCTATTTGTTAAGGAAATTGACGGTATTCCGGTAAAAATTGAAATGAACACCCCGCAGGGAAAAATTACCATGGAGATGACCGAACTGAAGCGGGTTAAACTGCCCGACAGTGATTTTCAGATTCCGGCAGGGTATTCGAAAAAATAA
- a CDS encoding penicillin acylase family protein, giving the protein MKIKFLISLAITLLLVWALDKRWTAGTIPIPPLGKFLAPSHGFWQNIESRGYQLPESLNLPGLKQPVTIVFDSIMIPHIIAQSDEDLYYAQGYITAFHRLWQMEFQTHAAAGRLSEIVGKSKDDAALNYDRQQRRLGMVYAAENALRKMESDPLAKMVVSRYAEGINAYINSLSDKKLPLEYKLLGYKPEPWTMLKSALLLRSMAQTLNMGDKDMQMTNALKLFGKEMVEVLYPDLEPMGDPIVEKPGKWNFEPVPLSDTIQALPDELIKISGLVTPAPTLGSNNWAVSGSKTKSGYPILCNDPHLTITLPSIWYAIQLQAPGINCMGVSLPGAPGVIIGFNDSIAWGVTNAQRDLVDWYRITFENNQKEKYKLDGGWKDTRKVIEKINIRGSDPFYDTVTYTHWGPVPFDENFRAENNRKHYAFRWIAHDESEELLTFYKLNRAKNHADYMRALDHYSSPAQNFVFASVTGDIAMRIQGKFPARKKYEGKFVLDGSRSSQGPQAYIPFAHNVMDKNPERGFVSSANQYPADATYPYYINAVSYEAYRNRRINNLLRQSNNITITDMMNLQLDTYSIKAEELLPVLMGYVDEAILTNEESEALRLLKNWDYSYKKEAEAPAYFENWWRTLYASIWDELRSDSLSLAYPTAWNTIHLIKTKPDFVFFDDQSTPEKETLTHLVRQAFKKSVTEVESWKKDKGTPPRWADYKDTYVEHLTRTEPFSYHVQHGGHGDAVNASSRRHGPSWRMIVSVEPNGPKAFATYPGGQSGNPGSAHYNSMLGRWADGNYFNLMFLKQNKQPAGFLFTTTLKPK; this is encoded by the coding sequence ATGAAAATCAAGTTTCTGATTAGCCTTGCAATAACCCTGCTGCTGGTATGGGCGCTGGATAAACGGTGGACAGCAGGTACTATACCCATTCCCCCTCTTGGTAAATTCCTTGCCCCTTCACATGGGTTCTGGCAAAACATTGAGTCACGGGGTTACCAACTGCCCGAATCGCTTAACCTGCCGGGCCTGAAGCAACCGGTAACCATTGTTTTCGATAGTATCATGATCCCGCATATCATCGCGCAAAGCGATGAGGACCTTTACTATGCGCAAGGGTACATTACCGCCTTTCACCGCTTGTGGCAGATGGAATTTCAAACGCATGCGGCTGCCGGCAGGCTTTCTGAAATTGTAGGAAAAAGTAAAGATGATGCCGCGTTGAATTACGATCGCCAGCAACGCAGGCTCGGCATGGTGTATGCGGCCGAAAATGCTTTGCGCAAAATGGAAAGCGACCCGCTGGCTAAAATGGTTGTAAGCCGTTACGCGGAAGGAATAAATGCATACATCAATTCTTTGTCGGATAAAAAGCTGCCGCTGGAGTACAAACTGCTCGGTTACAAACCTGAACCCTGGACCATGCTTAAATCAGCCCTGCTGCTTCGAAGCATGGCCCAAACCCTGAACATGGGTGATAAAGACATGCAGATGACCAACGCGCTGAAATTGTTTGGCAAAGAAATGGTGGAGGTGCTTTATCCTGACCTTGAACCCATGGGCGACCCTATTGTAGAGAAACCCGGTAAGTGGAATTTTGAACCGGTACCACTCAGCGATACCATTCAGGCATTACCGGATGAACTGATCAAAATTTCAGGACTGGTTACACCCGCTCCAACCCTCGGCAGCAACAACTGGGCGGTAAGCGGCAGTAAAACCAAATCGGGCTATCCGATATTGTGCAACGATCCGCACCTGACTATTACGTTGCCGTCTATCTGGTACGCCATCCAGTTGCAGGCACCGGGCATCAACTGCATGGGTGTTTCGCTGCCGGGTGCGCCCGGAGTAATCATCGGGTTTAACGATTCCATTGCGTGGGGTGTAACCAATGCCCAGCGCGACCTGGTGGACTGGTACCGCATTACGTTTGAGAACAATCAGAAAGAAAAATATAAACTTGATGGAGGATGGAAGGATACCCGAAAAGTAATTGAGAAAATTAATATTCGGGGCAGTGATCCTTTTTATGACACCGTAACCTATACCCATTGGGGTCCTGTTCCGTTCGATGAGAACTTCAGGGCAGAGAATAACCGAAAGCACTATGCTTTCCGCTGGATCGCCCACGATGAGTCGGAAGAATTGCTGACATTCTACAAACTCAATCGGGCAAAAAATCATGCCGATTATATGCGTGCGCTTGATCATTATTCATCCCCTGCACAAAACTTTGTATTCGCTTCGGTAACCGGAGACATTGCCATGCGCATCCAGGGAAAATTTCCGGCCCGTAAAAAATACGAAGGCAAGTTTGTGCTGGATGGCAGCCGGTCATCTCAAGGGCCACAAGCCTACATTCCGTTTGCTCACAATGTGATGGATAAGAATCCTGAACGGGGCTTTGTAAGTTCAGCCAATCAATACCCGGCCGATGCCACGTATCCATACTATATTAACGCGGTAAGCTATGAGGCCTACCGTAACCGCAGAATCAACAACCTGCTGAGGCAGTCCAACAATATTACAATAACCGATATGATGAATCTGCAACTGGACACCTACAGCATAAAAGCCGAAGAGTTGCTGCCTGTTTTGATGGGGTATGTGGATGAGGCCATTTTAACAAACGAAGAAAGTGAAGCGCTGCGTTTGCTGAAGAACTGGGATTACTCTTATAAGAAGGAAGCCGAAGCCCCTGCTTATTTTGAAAACTGGTGGCGTACGTTGTATGCTTCCATATGGGATGAACTACGGAGCGATTCCTTGTCGTTGGCTTACCCTACGGCCTGGAATACTATCCACCTGATAAAAACCAAACCTGATTTTGTTTTTTTTGATGATCAATCAACACCCGAAAAAGAAACGCTTACGCACCTGGTTCGGCAGGCTTTCAAAAAAAGTGTAACGGAGGTGGAGAGTTGGAAGAAAGACAAAGGCACGCCACCTCGCTGGGCCGACTATAAAGATACCTATGTTGAACACCTTACCCGAACAGAGCCCTTCAGTTATCATGTACAGCATGGCGGCCATGGCGATGCAGTAAACGCCTCTTCGCGCAGGCATGGGCCCTCGTGGCGCATGATTGTGAGCGTGGAACCAAACGGCCCGAAAGCGTTTGCAACCTACCCTGGCGGGCAATCGGGTAACCCAGGAAGTGCACACTACAACTCCATGCTGGGGCGTTGGGCCGATGGAAACTATTTTAACCTGATGTTTCTGAAACAGAACAAGCAACCGGCAGGCTTTTTATTTACCACCACCTTAAAACCGAAATGA
- a CDS encoding nuclear transport factor 2 family protein, protein MNSNEQLICNFYTSFNNLDAEGMQACYHDDIRFSDPAFPHLRGKEAGAMWAMLVEALKKNPADWKLEVSNIRANETTGSCRWEAHYTFSLTGRKVHNIIDAHFQFKDGKISNHTDTFDFYRWSRMAFGLTGILLGWAPFFRKKVQATTRKRLSAFLQSKQS, encoded by the coding sequence ATGAATTCAAACGAACAACTCATCTGTAATTTCTACACCAGTTTCAACAATCTTGATGCCGAAGGTATGCAGGCCTGCTACCATGATGATATTCGTTTTTCTGATCCTGCTTTTCCGCATCTAAGAGGAAAAGAAGCCGGAGCAATGTGGGCTATGCTTGTTGAAGCGCTGAAGAAAAACCCGGCCGATTGGAAACTGGAGGTTAGTAACATTCGCGCAAATGAAACTACCGGTTCCTGCCGGTGGGAAGCTCATTACACGTTTTCACTCACCGGAAGAAAAGTGCACAACATTATTGATGCACATTTTCAGTTTAAAGACGGTAAGATCAGCAACCATACGGATACATTTGATTTTTATCGCTGGAGCAGAATGGCATTTGGGCTGACCGGCATCCTGCTCGGATGGGCTCCTTTCTTCCGGAAAAAAGTTCAGGCAACAACACGGAAGAGGTTGTCAGCTTTTCTGCAAAGCAAACAATCGTAA
- a CDS encoding DUF885 domain-containing protein, which yields MKSSLYLLLVSIVFYACGPSSKDEQASLSPDSLFKSFHEEKLQLFPLLATSIGDNRYNHIFPNDISQEYRNKVQAFYQKYKSQLAGIDRTNLNENDQLSYDILQYECDINIEGAKFKDYLMPISQIRGANLQVGLLASGKGNQPFKTVQDYENWLSRLEGFLVWCDTAIVNMRKGIAQGYTIPKPLALKVIPQLASFAKGPASEHHFFSPIKAMPEDFSTEDKERLTKAYTEIIETKIIPMYKKLGEFVEKEYVPACRESSGIDALPDGKEWYTYLVKRSTTTNKSPDEIFELGKREVARLRAEMEKVKQQVGFKGSLQEFFDHLRVKKELRPFKTAEEIIARYNAIHEQMKPNLEKLFDMKPKMAFEVRRVEAWREKTTAANYNVGTVDGSRPGIFYFPIQDGPEKYSYMGMEDLFLHEAIPGHHYQIALKVENTALPEFRRFINYGAYTEGWALYAESLGKELGLFTDPYSYFGMLQGEMHRAIRLVVDAGLHSQGWTREQAIQYSKENEAAPESNIISEIERYMANPGQALSYKMGQLKILELRAKAEQELGSKFDIKQFHNQLLDAGSLPLDLLEQKINKWITASKGGS from the coding sequence ATGAAAAGTAGCCTCTACCTTCTGCTTGTTTCTATAGTATTCTATGCCTGTGGCCCGTCATCCAAAGATGAGCAGGCATCACTAAGTCCTGATTCTCTGTTTAAAAGTTTTCATGAAGAAAAACTTCAACTCTTTCCGTTGCTGGCTACCAGCATTGGCGACAACCGGTACAACCATATTTTTCCGAATGACATCAGCCAGGAGTACCGCAACAAAGTGCAGGCGTTCTATCAAAAGTATAAATCGCAGTTAGCCGGTATCGATCGGACCAACCTGAATGAAAATGACCAGTTGAGTTATGATATTCTGCAATACGAATGTGATATTAATATAGAGGGAGCGAAGTTTAAAGATTACCTCATGCCGATAAGTCAGATTCGTGGCGCCAATCTGCAGGTAGGCCTGCTGGCCAGCGGCAAGGGCAATCAGCCGTTTAAAACGGTGCAGGATTATGAGAACTGGCTTTCACGACTGGAGGGTTTTTTGGTATGGTGCGATACAGCCATTGTTAACATGCGCAAAGGCATTGCACAAGGCTATACGATTCCTAAACCACTCGCGCTGAAAGTAATCCCGCAGTTGGCTTCCTTTGCCAAAGGCCCGGCAAGTGAGCATCACTTTTTCTCACCAATAAAAGCGATGCCTGAAGACTTCAGTACTGAAGACAAGGAACGTTTAACCAAAGCCTACACTGAAATAATTGAAACAAAGATTATTCCCATGTATAAAAAGCTGGGCGAGTTTGTTGAAAAGGAATATGTACCGGCTTGCCGCGAAAGTTCGGGCATTGATGCCCTGCCTGACGGGAAGGAATGGTACACTTACCTGGTGAAACGGAGTACAACTACCAACAAAAGCCCTGATGAAATCTTTGAACTTGGAAAGCGTGAGGTAGCGCGTCTGCGCGCGGAGATGGAAAAAGTTAAGCAGCAGGTTGGCTTTAAAGGCTCGCTGCAGGAATTCTTCGATCACTTACGTGTTAAAAAAGAATTGCGGCCATTTAAAACGGCTGAAGAAATTATTGCCCGCTACAACGCCATCCATGAACAGATGAAGCCCAACCTTGAAAAGCTTTTTGATATGAAACCCAAAATGGCCTTTGAGGTACGCAGGGTTGAAGCCTGGCGTGAAAAAACCACAGCCGCCAATTATAATGTAGGTACTGTGGATGGAAGCCGGCCGGGAATTTTCTATTTCCCCATACAGGATGGACCTGAGAAGTACAGCTATATGGGCATGGAAGATTTGTTTTTGCATGAGGCAATTCCGGGTCACCATTACCAGATTGCTTTGAAAGTGGAGAACACGGCTTTACCGGAGTTCAGGCGATTCATCAACTATGGTGCGTACACCGAAGGTTGGGCATTATATGCGGAGAGTCTTGGTAAAGAACTTGGTTTGTTCACCGATCCGTACTCATACTTCGGGATGTTGCAGGGTGAGATGCACCGGGCCATTCGGTTGGTGGTTGATGCCGGATTGCATTCGCAGGGATGGACCCGCGAGCAGGCCATCCAATACTCAAAGGAGAACGAAGCTGCTCCTGAATCAAATATCATCTCTGAAATTGAACGATACATGGCCAACCCCGGGCAGGCGTTAAGCTACAAGATGGGCCAATTGAAGATTTTGGAATTGCGCGCGAAGGCCGAGCAGGAACTGGGTTCGAAATTTGATATCAAACAATTTCACAATCAATTGCTTGATGCGGGAAGCTTACCGCTTGATTTACTGGAACAAAAAATCAATAAGTGGATAACGGCAAGCAAGGGTGGAAGCTGA